The following are encoded together in the Vespa velutina chromosome 3, iVesVel2.1, whole genome shotgun sequence genome:
- the LOC124947536 gene encoding TBC domain-containing protein kinase-like protein, which produces MCPAFLENEERCLGGMTFFAQCHPVEVCGSNGLPLTPNSITIYGKSQFLKTICHPNLSEYLDIIRSKHERIMVVSEYNGEPLNSKENLHVNDIVKIAFQCLLGLRQMNDLGLVHRHLSPDNILINKTGNVQLYNYGLYYMTDGGKNVSFPIGYPKYTAPEVFLSNGLSGMKVDSWSLGMIIAEQLLKRQIWSGVKLSQCLRKVLSLIHCETSIFERLAREHNCFDIYEGLSSEIKEFVDSCLQVHSSKRKTPEELLQLPLFIDLLMQNDQEKKESQYKNVIVRKMNELYYLWQLAGGDITVELKKQGLIRSRPPILSIPNLVILLGQIFGRRDTAGLLDLRVVKVPLDTLHQRLSHIPYTANYPWLTPEMRVHAQEDLTSAASQLPLIIRERDTEYQFYRLVLYDRLLQIFPLTREAIIKEAHKDIPPPVRGAVWAALLDISGDVQQRYDMIDKETPTHTDRQIEVDIPRCHQYSELLSSGAGHERLQRLLKAWVRNNPHYVYWQGLDSLTAPFLYLNFNNEARAFECLSAFIPKYLHKFFLKDNSAVIQEYLGKFSQIIAFHDPQLANHLKSINFVPELFAIPWFLTMFSHVFPLHKILHLWDKLLLGDSSFPLLVGLAILKQLRDSLLTSGFNECILLFSDLPEIDIELCVKDSMTMYQNTPPSITYRKHQFNRLKEMNWTDPEPGTEKMPRISVDDFLNLLNNNPDKVIAVDVRNNIQFERGAVIGSINIPFTSVQLSQTNIDTLGPHAKPLVDNKNCIVVIIGPHDQNNALFADFLVKCGVTGICSLQGGIHILRTKSPNIIVPIR; this is translated from the exons ATGTGTCCTGCTTTTTTGGAAAATGAAGAGCGTTGTTTGGGTGGGATGACATTTTTTGCTCAATGTCATCCAGTCGAAGTATGCGGCAGTAATGGCCTTCCATTAACACCCAACTCTATAACTATTTATGGAAAGTCTCAATTTTTAAAGACTATATGTCATCCAAATTTATCAGAATATCTTGATATCATTAGAAGTAAACATG aAAGAATAATGGTAGTTTCTGAATATAATGGGGAACCTTTAAATAGTAAAGAGAATCTACATGTGAATGATATTGTAAAGATTGCATTCCAGTGTCTATTAGGTTTAAGACAAATGAATGATTTAGGTTTAGTTCATAGACACTTGAGTCCAGATAATATTCTGATAAATAAAACTGGAAATGTACAACTATACAATTatggattatattatatgacaGATGGAGGAAAGAATGTATCTTTTCCAATTGG GTATCCAAAATATACAGCACCAGAAGTATTTTTAAGTAATGGACTCAGTGGTATGAAGGTTGATTCTTGGTCTCTTGGAATGATAATTGCAGAACAATTATTGAAAAGGCAAATATGGTCTGGAGTGAAATTATCACAATGCCTACGAAAAGTTCTCAGTCTTATACACTGTGAAACTTCTATATTTGAACGTCTTGCAAGAGAACATAATTGTTTTGATATTTATGAg GGATTGTCCtcagaaataaaagaatttgttgATTCTTGTTTGCAAGTGCATTCGTCAAAACGTAAAACACCAGAGGAGCTACTACAATTGCCATTATTTATAGATCTTTTAATGCAGAATgatcaagaaaagaaagaaagccaatataaaaatgtgattGTTAGGAAAATGAACGAATTGTATTATCTCTGGCAATTAGCAGGAGGAGATATTACagtagaattaaaaaaacaagGCCTCATTAGATCAAGACCACCTATTTTATCTATACCTAA tttagtaatattattaggaCAAATATTTGGAAGAAGAGATACAGCTGGCTTACTTGATCTTAGAGTTGTTAAAGTTCCTTTAGATACTTTACATCAACGCTTGTCTCATATTCCATATACTGCTAATTATCCATGGTTAACTCCTGA AATGCGTGTCCATGCGCAGGAAGATTTAACAAGCGCTGCATCACAGTTACCATtgataataagagaaagagatacagaatatcaattttatagatTGGTTTTATATGACAGACTCTTGCag ATTTTTCCACTTACACGAGAGGCAATTATTAAAGAGGCACATAAAGATATTCCACCACCAGTTCGTGGAGCTGTCTGGGCAGCTTTACTTGATATTAGCGGTGATGTTCAACAACGGTATGACATGATTGATAAAGAAACACCTACACATACAGATAGACAg atAGAAGTAGATATACCAAGATGTCATCAGTATAgcgaattattatcatctggTGCAGGACATGAAAGATTGCAAAGATTATTAAAAGCATGGGTTAGAAATAATCCACATTATGTATATTGGCAAGGGCTAGATTCATTAACAGCaccatttctttatttaaactttaataatgaag cAAGAGCATTTGAATGCTTATCTGCATTTATACCAAAATATCTCCACAAGTTCTTTTTAAAAGACAACTCTGCAGTAATACAAGAATATTTAGGAAAATTTTCTCAAATTATTGCATTTCATGATCCACAATTGGCAAATCATTTGAaatctattaattttgttcCCGAATTGTTTGCTATACCATGGTTTCTTACTATGTTTTCAC ATGTATTCCCATTACACAAAATATTGCATTTGTGGGATAAACTTTTACTGGGAGATTCATCATTTCCACTTTTAGTCGGATTAgcaatattaaaacaattacgTGATTCTTTGCTTACTTCAGGATTTAACGAAtgcattcttttattctctgaTCTTCCTGAAATTGACATAGAATTATGTGTAAAAGATTCAATGACTATGTATCAAAATACACCACCTAGTATAACATACAGAAAGCATCAATTTAATAGattaaaa GAAATGAATTGGACAGATCCTGAGCCTGGAACTGAAAAAATGCCAAGAATAAGTGtagatgattttttaaatctattaaataataatcctgATAAAGTAATAGCTGTAGATGTACGAAATAACATACA atttgAAAGAGGAGCTGTAATAGGAAGTATTAATATTCCTTTCACAAGTGTGCAACTTTCTCAAACGAATATTGATACTCTTGGACCTCATGCTAAACCTCttgtagataataaaaattgtatagttGTTATTATAGGACCCCATGATCAAAATAATGCGctg tttGCGGACTTTCTTGTAAAATGTGGTGTTACGGGAATATGTTCTTTACAAGGTGGTATTCATATCTTACGAACAAAATCTCCAAATATCATAGTACCTATACgttaa